DNA sequence from the Phycisphaeraceae bacterium genome:
ACGTCGATCGACTACGTGCACGCGTTCCACGTGGTGGACATCAACCGCGACGGGAAGCTGGACATCGTGTTCGCCGAGATGGCGCAGTCGACCCGCAAGCGGGTGGGGATCTACGCGGGCGACGGGACGGGCGGCTCGTGGACGCTGCAGGTGATCGCGACGACCGGCTCGCACAACATCCGCCTGGGCGACCTGGGCCGCGACGGCGACCTGGACATCCTGGGCGTGAACTGGCAGGGGCCCCCGGTCGAGATCTGGATCAACCGCCTGGACCCCGTGGTCTGCCACGGCGACTGGGACCAGAGCGGGAGTGTTGATACCTCTGATGTGGCGATCTATGTCGTTGCCTGGCTTGATTCCATCTCGGCCGGATCAGACGAGGCAGACATGGATGGCGATGGCGACGTGACGCCGTCAGATCTAGCCATCTTCATCGGAATCTGGCACGATGATCTGGCGGGGCAATGCGGCTCTTCGTGATGCCAGGTCGTGGTTTATGCTACTGCTGGTCGCCGGGTGCGGCCTTCGACGGTTCGTCCTTGGGCCGCTGATCGGGCGGCAGCGGGAGCGGTTCGGTCGTGCCCCATTCCTCGGTCGTCAGCCTCCACCCTCCGCCCAGCGACTTGTAGAGGTTGACGACGGCAATAAGCTGATCCAGCCGAGTACGGGCGAGATCGAGCTGCTCGGGGAACAGTTGCTGCTGAGCCTCCAGCACCTCGTAGTAGGAGGACTTTCCGGCGACGTACCGCTGCGTCGACACCTTGACGGCTTCCTGATACGCCCGGACCGATCGTTCTCGCTCTCTGCGCACATCCACGAGCTTCTCGCGGCTGATCAGGGACGTAGACACCTCCTGCAGCGCATTGAGCACCGTCAACTCGTACTCGAGCGCTGACTGCTGCCAGGCCCCGCGGGCCTGCTGCAGTTGTCCCTCGAGAAGGCCGGCGGTGAAGATCGGTCCCGTGGCGGAGGCTGCGACCGACCACGCATTGGTGGCGCCACCGGTGATGGCGCCAAGCTCGGGGCTTACCTTTCCGAGGAAAGCCGTTAGCCCGATCTGTGGGAAGTAGTTTCCGATTGCGACGCCGATCCGCGCGTTGGCCGCTCGCAGGCTCTGCTCCGCCGCTCGCACGTCTGGTCGACGCGCCAGCAGATCTGCCGGAAGGCCCGCCGGGACCTCGGGCGGGACCAGGGAATCGCTCAGCGCTATTGGGCGTTCGATAGCCCCGGGTGGACGGCCCAGGAGCACGCTCAGCTGGTTCTCGCGAAATGCAATCGTGCGTTGGAGACTAGGGATTGTTGCCGCGGCGCTCGCCAAGGCGGCTTCGGCTCGCGAGGTTTCAAGCTTCGAGGCGGTCCCGCCGCGAAGCCGGGCCTCAAATATGCGAAGGCTCTCGCCAAACGACTCAGTGGTGGCCTGGCCAATCTGGACTTCCAGGTCCAGTTCAAGCAACTCGAAATAGGTCCGGGCTACTTCACTGACCAGCGACAGGAGCACCGCACGCCGGGCCTCTTCCGTTGCGAGCAACTCCGCGAGGTCGGCTTCGTTGAGCCGCCGGATCCTGCCCCACACGTCGAGTTCCCAGGCGGCATTAAGCACGCCGGCAAACGGCGAGCTGCTGGAGCCATTGGTAACCGACGGCGAACCGAGGAACTCGTTCCGGCCGCTGCTGACCGCGGCGCCGTAACCAATCGAGGGGTAAAGCTCCGATCGCGACTGAGCCGCGATCGCCCTGGCCTGTTCGATTCGAGCGATGGCGATTCGAAGGTCGTAGTTATTGCTGATCGCGGTGCCGATGAGATCCTGGAGCGTCGGATCCTGATACACCTCCCACCACGGAAGGTCCGCGATTGACGCGGCGTCGCCCTGAGCCGAGTCGCCCCGGTAGCCAGGCGGTGTGGTGATCTCAGGCCGTTCATAGTCCGGCCCAACCAGGCAGCCCTGGAGCACAAGCACCGCGAGGATAAGGAAAGCAGCCCGAGCCATCAGTGCCCTCCTTCGGAGGCGGGCACGCCGGTGTCGCCCGCGGTGGCGGCAGGGCCGGGCTTGGCACCGCGGAGACGCTCGATGACATAGAACAGAGCCGGAATGATCAGGATGGCGAGCATCGTCGCGGCGAGCATGCCGCCGATGACAACGGTCCCCATGACCCGCCTTGAAATGCCTCCGGCCCCGGATGCGATAGCCAGCGGGACGCACCCGAGAATGAACGCGAATGAGGTCATCAGGATCGGACGCAGGCGAAGGCGGGCTCCTTCAAGTGCTGCCTCGAGCGGCGGTTTGCCCGTCTCAAGCTGCAGCTTTGCAAACTCGACGATGAGGATC
Encoded proteins:
- a CDS encoding VCBS repeat-containing protein, with the protein product TSIDYVHAFHVVDINRDGKLDIVFAEMAQSTRKRVGIYAGDGTGGSWTLQVIATTGSHNIRLGDLGRDGDLDILGVNWQGPPVEIWINRLDPVVCHGDWDQSGSVDTSDVAIYVVAWLDSISAGSDEADMDGDGDVTPSDLAIFIGIWHDDLAGQCGSS
- a CDS encoding efflux transporter outer membrane subunit; the encoded protein is MARAAFLILAVLVLQGCLVGPDYERPEITTPPGYRGDSAQGDAASIADLPWWEVYQDPTLQDLIGTAISNNYDLRIAIARIEQARAIAAQSRSELYPSIGYGAAVSSGRNEFLGSPSVTNGSSSSPFAGVLNAAWELDVWGRIRRLNEADLAELLATEEARRAVLLSLVSEVARTYFELLELDLEVQIGQATTESFGESLRIFEARLRGGTASKLETSRAEAALASAAATIPSLQRTIAFRENQLSVLLGRPPGAIERPIALSDSLVPPEVPAGLPADLLARRPDVRAAEQSLRAANARIGVAIGNYFPQIGLTAFLGKVSPELGAITGGATNAWSVAASATGPIFTAGLLEGQLQQARGAWQQSALEYELTVLNALQEVSTSLISREKLVDVRRERERSVRAYQEAVKVSTQRYVAGKSSYYEVLEAQQQLFPEQLDLARTRLDQLIAVVNLYKSLGGGWRLTTEEWGTTEPLPLPPDQRPKDEPSKAAPGDQQ